TCGCTGCAGCCTGTAATCATTTTGAGTAAGTCTTTTTCATATAAATGATAGCGTTCTTTAAAGGTTTTCGAATCCATGGTTAGAAAATACTCATCATCGACGACAAATTCGTTAAACACTTTTTTTGTTAAACGCCTTTTGGTTACTTCTATATCTTGTTTATCCTTTTCATTGTCGTAGTGAGCTTCATCCTCATACTCAGAACAAAGCGTGTCATAGATTTTTTCCAGCAGTTCGGTCGGATTTAAATACTTTAACTCTTCCACAAAATCCCTCCCTTTATTTATTTTTGCCCAAAAAAGGTATTTTTCGTCACCCATAACAAAAAAGCACACGCTAATCCGCGTGTACTTTAAAGAATGCTATTGAAATATAGATGGATTGACTTTAAGATACTTGGTTTGCAAGTATCGTTACCAAAGCACTTAGTATAATCGTGCCAATCATAATATTAATATAAAGTAGGTTTTTCTTCATTTTTTTCTTTCGCATTGATTCTTCAGGTGTCATCCACATACTTTTTGCCACAACTATTACCCCTTTACACCTTCTAGCTAGTTATAAATGTATTAATAGTAATAACCCATTTATATATTATACAAGAATAATAGATGGCGCCAATAATCATAAAAAGGATCTTATATAGCTTGAACTTCTTGCCCACTTTTCTCTTTTTTGAATGAAAGCTTTGGGCTTAAAAGGCTGACTACGAAAAAGATAATAGTCAGAATCAGCACCCAAGTCCAGATTTGTTGGACTGCTGGTGTATTCCAGACGCCTAAAAAGTAAAGCATGGCTGGAATCGTAAGTGTTACCCAAGATAGTACAATGGCTACTATACCAACATAGCCATCAATTTTCTTATTAAGCGAACCTGTTAAAAAGAATAGCAGCCATAAGAATGCCCACAGTCCCCATGTTAATGCATTGACAACATCGTGAAATTGGATTAAAGAGATAACCGTGTACACAACGGCAATGATGGAAACCCATAAGCTAAACCAGCCGAGGCCGTTTCCTTCAAGTCCCTTCACAGAGGTAACCCCGACGTATAGGTAGGTTAAACCAAATAGAAAGATAGCAGCACTATTATATAAATCCCAATTACCTTGACTAGAAGTCATGAGTAAATAAAACGGATTAATGATTTGAATAACTCCGACGAAAAGATTAAAATACCCAACTGCTTTGGCATCTGCCTTCCCTAAGAGCATTAGACCATTTAGAAAAAGAACAGCACCTGATAAAAATAAACCAACAAAACTCATAGTAATCGCTGTGAAAACTGACCTTTCACAACTTTCCCCTCCTTTAAAATAGAAAAAGCACTTTCCCTTCTCCTACAAGAAAAGAAATTGCCCTCTTAAAAAATATCGTAATATAATACCTGTACACCAATATAGCATATATAGTGAACAAAAGTTAAGGAAGGTTTGAACAAAGTGTAAATTAAGTTTTTTCCATATTCACCATAAGCGACCAAAAAAACTGCCCCATTGCTGAGGCAGTTCGTTAAACATGTATTAATTTTACTTTTTGACCAGGTTTGAGATAGGAAAGAAGCAGCCAATCGTCTTCCACGACTCTCCCCACTACATTTACCCGCTCATCGGCAGGCAAGTCCCAAAGCGTGATTTGTACCTCACCTCGGTACCGTCCATAGCGGTCATTATCTATCGTAATCGAACCAGTTAATCGAGCCTCGGTATTCATAGGTGGAATGGAACCCTCACTTCTCGTGTCCATGAACCTAAGTACATCACGAGATAAATCAGGACGGAGCCTGAACTCCCCTTCTTGATACCCTTCGATTCGAACCTCTACACAATGATGTTCATCAAACTCGATTAATTTCCGAAGAAGTTCTTCACTTACCTCTGGGTCGCCGATATAAACATCCTCGATACCATAATGGAACAATTCCAATGCTGACATAAATGAATCGAGATCACGATGCTCCTCTAAGGTCGGCAGTCCTTCAAACAACGGTCCACGTTTCTCCCCGTCACCTGGAATATAAGCACTCACTGCAATGCCATACTTTTTAAAAAGTTCATTTTGCTTTTGAAAAAACATATCCGATAATCCAGTGTCTCTTCTCGGATAGAAATTATGCCAAGCTAAAAGCTGATTCGCTTTTAACCCGCCTTCTAAAAGTGCCTGCACATCTTCCTCAAAGATAATACTGGCATTCAGTGCAAGCTTAAACTCTTTTGCAAGATTTAAAATCATTTCATTTTCAAAAAAGTCATCAAGTCTGAGGCCGCTGACCCCAAGTGATTTTAACGCAAACAAGCTGTCTAATCCCAAGTGTCCAGGTGTTTTTAATGACACATCGGCATAAACTTCTATCCCTGCATCCTTCGCACACTGTAGCAGCTTCATCGCACGACCCGCTAGATCACCAGATTCTTCAGGAATATGAAGCGAGGTAAACGCTCGCTTCACACCCATTTTTCCAGCAAGTTCAATCCGTTCTTCTGCTAAAGGATCATTCAGATAGAAGGAAATACCGATCAATCAAATTCACCAGCCATATCATCATTGAAACCGAATAGGTACGTGAACAAGAATCCTGCGCCATAGGCAATTAATACCCCTACTAAATAAAGGAGAACTTGACCAGTTACAACTAGGAACGCTAGTGGCAAACCAGATACTCCGATTGCGACTGTTGCGATTCCAAATGCTGCTTGGAACGCACCGCCGACACCAGCACCTAAACATGCTGTTAAGAACGGACGACCTAATGGAAGCGTAACACCGAAGATTAACGGCTCACCGATTCCAAGAATACCTGCTGGCAGACCACCGCCAATGGCTCTTTTTAAGCGAGTTTTCTTTGTTTTAAGATAGATGGCAAACGCTGCACCTACTTGCCCTGCTCCACCCATAGCTAAGATTGGTAGAAGCGGGTCATCACCAATTGTATTAATTAACTCTAAATGGATCGGTGTTAAACCTTGGTGTAATCCAGTGACAACTAATGGAAGGAAGGTTGCACCAAGAACAAAGCCGGCAACGACACCACCCATATCAAGTAAAGAAGTTAAACCTTTTGTGATAATATCTGAGAAGAAACCACCAAGCGGCATAAAGACAAGATAAGTAACAATACCAGTAACCAATAGTGCCACAGTTGGTGTAACGAAAAGATCTAAGCTAGTGGGAACATACTTACGTACTTGTTTTTCGACTAAAGCGATAAAGATTGCGGCAAACAGAACACCAATTAAACCACCGCGACCAGGAAGTAGATCTGCGCCAAACAAATGTATACCTGCAACAGCCGGGTTAATAATTAAGATACCCGCAATCGCACCAAGTGCCGGTGAACCGCCAAATTCCTTCGCTGCATTCGTACCAACTAAAATTCCAAGATAACCGAATAATCCACCGCCAATAACGGAAAGAATCGTTGCAAGCTGTGAATCACCTGCTAACCATCCAGCTTGAATAACCGCTTTTGTAATCCCTGTAATCAATCCTGATGCAACAAGGGCTGGGATTAATGGAATGAAAATTCCGGCGATTTTACGTAAAAACATCTTAAATGGCGTGGCGTTCTTTTTGTTGATTTCTGCTTTCGTGCTCGCTGCTTTCTCTTTTAAATTGATTCCGCCTGCTGCGTCAATCAATTTACCAAACTCTTCTGTTACTTTATTTACTTTTCCAGGTCCGAGAATGATTTGAAGGGTTTCTTCCTCAACCACTCCAATAACCCCGTCTATTTTCTTTAGGGCAGCCTTGTTGATAACAGAATCATCCTTCGGTGTCACACGAAGTCTTGTCATACAATGTGTGTAATTGCCAATGTTAGTGGAGCCGCCTAATTGTTCAAGGATCTTTTCAGCTAATATTTTATTTTCTCCAGCCATTCATTTCCCCTACTCTCTGTTGTATTTTAATGTTTGAATCATGTGATCTATTTCCCCTAGTAAACACAGTGCAAATAGTGTTCACATCACCACCTACAAGTTTAATTTTCTCTTTTAATAAATTTGATTGCTTCTCTTGTTTGATCAATCGCTTGAACCGTTTGCTCGTACTGGACCGTCGCCATCGACAAAAACAAAATATCCATCATGTATAACTGCGCCAAACGAGATGATGTCGCCGCACTTCGGAAAGCCGGTTCCCCTGAATAAGAGGTAAACAGCTTAATATCGGCTGAAGAAGCGACCGAAGATTGACCATATTTGGTCAAACTAATCGTTTTCACGCCGCGCTCTTTCGCAAGTGATATTACTTTGATGATCTCTGCGGTCTCCCCCGAGTGAGAGATGGCAAACACCACATCATCCTTTTTCGCATTAGCAATCAAAGTTGCCACAAGATGTGTATCGGTAAAAGCGGTTGCATTTTTTTGAATCCTTAGGAACTTCTGCTGTGCGTCCTTCGCAATAATATTAGAGGCGCCAATTCCGAAGAAATGGACATTCTGAGCAGACAGTAATGTCTGAACGGCCCGTTCCAATTCCTCGTAATTGATCATCTCTGCAGAATCGCGGATGCTCTGAATACTATTGCTGGTGGTCTTTTGGACAATCGAAAAATAAGATTCACCTGGCTCAATGTCACGATATCCTTGTTCAGCGGGCTTTACCAAATCGCCCGCAATTCTTACTTTTAAATCCTGAAAGCCATTCAAACCAAGTGACTTACACAACCTTATGACTGCAGCTCCACTCGTTTTTGCTTGAGCTCCGATATCATTGACTGTCTTGTTTAAAATACTTTGTGGATTTTCAAGAATGAATTGAGCAATTTTCCGCTCAGAAGCCGGAAGCTGTTCAAGCATATTTTGAAGCATTTTTAATCCGCCTGCAGCCACACCCATTACCACCTTTTCACCTATCTATTGTTGAATCGCGATTTTCACATAGCCATTGGCTTTTGTTAATAGCTTTTCTGCTTGCTCTTTCGTGGTCTCACGTTTGATCATCACAATGGCTGTTTTCACTTGCAGTCCTGATTTTTCTAATGTTTCTAAAGCAGCTTCATAAGAAACGCCAGTAATTTTACGGATAATCCCAATCGCGCGTTCCTTTAATTTTAGGTTACTCACTTTTACATCGACCATTAGATTCTCATATGCCTTACCCAAAAGAATCATCGATGAAGTCGAAATCATATTTAAAATCATTTTATGAGCGGTACCTGATTTCAAACGAGTCGAACCAGTTAGTACCTCTGGACCAA
This Neobacillus sp. YX16 DNA region includes the following protein-coding sequences:
- a CDS encoding AmiS/UreI family transporter; protein product: MSFVGLFLSGAVLFLNGLMLLGKADAKAVGYFNLFVGVIQIINPFYLLMTSSQGNWDLYNSAAIFLFGLTYLYVGVTSVKGLEGNGLGWFSLWVSIIAVVYTVISLIQFHDVVNALTWGLWAFLWLLFFLTGSLNKKIDGYVGIVAIVLSWVTLTIPAMLYFLGVWNTPAVQQIWTWVLILTIIFFVVSLLSPKLSFKKEKSGQEVQAI
- a CDS encoding MupG family TIM beta-alpha barrel fold protein, producing the protein MIGISFYLNDPLAEERIELAGKMGVKRAFTSLHIPEESGDLAGRAMKLLQCAKDAGIEVYADVSLKTPGHLGLDSLFALKSLGVSGLRLDDFFENEMILNLAKEFKLALNASIIFEEDVQALLEGGLKANQLLAWHNFYPRRDTGLSDMFFQKQNELFKKYGIAVSAYIPGDGEKRGPLFEGLPTLEEHRDLDSFMSALELFHYGIEDVYIGDPEVSEELLRKLIEFDEHHCVEVRIEGYQEGEFRLRPDLSRDVLRFMDTRSEGSIPPMNTEARLTGSITIDNDRYGRYRGEVQITLWDLPADERVNVVGRVVEDDWLLLSYLKPGQKVKLIHV
- a CDS encoding PTS transporter subunit EIIC; this encodes MAGENKILAEKILEQLGGSTNIGNYTHCMTRLRVTPKDDSVINKAALKKIDGVIGVVEEETLQIILGPGKVNKVTEEFGKLIDAAGGINLKEKAASTKAEINKKNATPFKMFLRKIAGIFIPLIPALVASGLITGITKAVIQAGWLAGDSQLATILSVIGGGLFGYLGILVGTNAAKEFGGSPALGAIAGILIINPAVAGIHLFGADLLPGRGGLIGVLFAAIFIALVEKQVRKYVPTSLDLFVTPTVALLVTGIVTYLVFMPLGGFFSDIITKGLTSLLDMGGVVAGFVLGATFLPLVVTGLHQGLTPIHLELINTIGDDPLLPILAMGGAGQVGAAFAIYLKTKKTRLKRAIGGGLPAGILGIGEPLIFGVTLPLGRPFLTACLGAGVGGAFQAAFGIATVAIGVSGLPLAFLVVTGQVLLYLVGVLIAYGAGFLFTYLFGFNDDMAGEFD
- a CDS encoding MurR/RpiR family transcriptional regulator, with translation MAAGGLKMLQNMLEQLPASERKIAQFILENPQSILNKTVNDIGAQAKTSGAAVIRLCKSLGLNGFQDLKVRIAGDLVKPAEQGYRDIEPGESYFSIVQKTTSNSIQSIRDSAEMINYEELERAVQTLLSAQNVHFFGIGASNIIAKDAQQKFLRIQKNATAFTDTHLVATLIANAKKDDVVFAISHSGETAEIIKVISLAKERGVKTISLTKYGQSSVASSADIKLFTSYSGEPAFRSAATSSRLAQLYMMDILFLSMATVQYEQTVQAIDQTREAIKFIKREN